From a region of the Oscillospiraceae bacterium genome:
- a CDS encoding GDSL family lipase: MKIIDKLNMDYEGLVKNGPITIVCFGDSVTHGFLVADEINYETVYWNRLRQKINEVRNYIPVNVIDAGIGGITAKASLERMESQVFSHKPDLIIICFGLNDVNGTLEEYLDSLGIIFDRCKECDIDAIFMTPNMLNTYVADDTEECHLDYAAVTAQFQNSGKMDTFMDAACKLAFEKGITVCDCYSKWKEISKTQDTTMLLANRINHPTKEMHKLFANSLFDTIFKNS, encoded by the coding sequence ATGAAAATTATAGATAAGCTTAATATGGATTACGAAGGTCTTGTAAAAAACGGACCTATTACTATTGTTTGTTTTGGCGACAGCGTTACTCACGGATTTTTAGTTGCCGATGAAATAAATTATGAAACTGTTTATTGGAATCGTTTGCGTCAAAAAATAAACGAGGTACGAAATTATATACCTGTTAATGTTATTGACGCAGGAATAGGCGGAATAACTGCTAAGGCTTCATTAGAAAGAATGGAATCTCAAGTATTTTCCCATAAACCTGACCTTATAATTATCTGTTTTGGGTTAAACGATGTAAACGGCACTCTTGAAGAATATCTCGATTCATTAGGTATTATATTCGATAGATGTAAAGAGTGTGATATTGATGCAATATTTATGACTCCTAATATGTTAAATACATATGTAGCTGACGATACAGAAGAATGTCATCTTGATTACGCTGCTGTAACAGCTCAATTTCAAAACAGCGGTAAAATGGATACTTTTATGGATGCTGCCTGCAAATTAGCTTTTGAAAAAGGTATTACTGTTTGCGATTGTTATTCAAAATGGAAAGAAATAAGCAAAACTCAGGATACTACGATGCTTCTTGCAAACAGAATAAATCATCCCACTAAAGAAATGCACAAATTATTTGCCAATTCATTATTTGATACAATATTTAAAAACAGCTGA
- a CDS encoding MFS transporter → MSIKSNNFKRTKYTCYFTYLAMSTVFSLPPLLFVTFRETYGVSYTLLGTLVLVNFCTQLAVDLVFSFFSKYFNIHKVIKIMPLFTAIGLLIYALIPTLFPQYAYIGLLIGTVVFSVTSGLCEVFLSPIVAALPSDNPERDMSMLHSLYAYGVVAVIVISTVFFMIFGTAKWMYLTIFWALLPIISFILFSISPLPELNISNNSNSNSVKSKNIGLTLCVLCIFFGGAAENIMTNWVSGYMENALEIPKTVGDVLGMAVFAILLGIGRTTYAKYGKNISTVLLCSMIGATLCYIIAGVSANNILCILACVFTGLFTSMLWPGTLILLEEKFVNPGIVAYALMAAGGDFGSSIAPQAIGIVIDTVSESDFAIKVGEALSLTCEQVGMKTGMLVASLFPLLGIIVLICIKKHFSKNTKF, encoded by the coding sequence ATGTCTATTAAAAGCAACAATTTCAAAAGAACTAAATATACTTGTTATTTTACTTATTTAGCAATGTCAACTGTTTTTTCTTTACCGCCATTGCTTTTTGTAACCTTTAGAGAGACGTATGGTGTTTCCTATACTTTGCTTGGTACGTTAGTGTTGGTTAATTTTTGTACACAATTAGCCGTAGATTTAGTTTTTAGCTTTTTTTCGAAATATTTTAATATACATAAGGTTATTAAAATAATGCCTTTATTTACTGCTATAGGCTTGTTGATTTATGCTTTAATTCCTACGTTGTTTCCGCAATATGCTTATATAGGATTGCTTATCGGTACGGTGGTTTTTTCTGTAACCTCAGGTCTTTGTGAGGTGTTTTTAAGCCCGATAGTTGCCGCCTTGCCTTCAGATAATCCCGAAAGGGATATGAGTATGCTTCATTCGCTTTATGCTTATGGAGTGGTGGCGGTTATTGTTATTAGCACTGTGTTTTTTATGATATTCGGTACAGCTAAATGGATGTATTTGACTATTTTCTGGGCACTGCTTCCCATAATTTCTTTTATCCTTTTTTCAATATCTCCTTTGCCGGAGCTTAATATTTCTAATAATTCAAATTCTAATTCTGTTAAAAGCAAAAATATCGGACTTACTCTGTGTGTTCTTTGTATTTTCTTTGGCGGTGCCGCAGAAAATATAATGACAAATTGGGTTTCGGGTTATATGGAAAATGCTCTTGAAATACCTAAAACTGTAGGAGACGTTTTAGGTATGGCTGTATTTGCAATTCTTTTAGGCATTGGCAGAACAACGTACGCTAAATACGGCAAAAATATTTCTACAGTATTGCTTTGCAGTATGATTGGCGCAACTCTTTGCTATATAATTGCAGGCGTTTCTGCAAATAATATACTCTGTATATTGGCTTGTGTATTTACAGGCTTATTTACCTCTATGCTGTGGCCGGGAACTTTGATTTTACTTGAAGAAAAATTTGTTAATCCCGGAATAGTTGCATACGCTTTGATGGCGGCAGGCGGAGATTTTGGTAGTTCTATTGCACCTCAAGCAATAGGAATTGTAATAGATACGGTTTCAGAAAGTGATTTTGCTATAAAAGTAGGAGAAGCCCTTTCTCTTACTTGCGAACAAGTCGGAATGAAGACCGGTATGCTCGTTGCTTCATTGTTTCCATTGTTAGGCATTATTGTTCTAATATGTATAAAAAAACATTTTTCTAAAAACACTAAATTTTAA
- the spoVAC gene encoding stage V sporulation protein AC yields the protein MNISDQQYKTLYEKKTKNSPMLKNIIIAAVVGGLICCIGQAITDLCKSMGLEKELVSNITPSTMIFLGILFTGIGVYDRLAKYAGAGTLVPITGFANAVSSAAIEFKAEGFIFGVGAKMFTIAGPVIVYGVSASVVYGLIYWITTLF from the coding sequence ATGAACATATCAGATCAACAATATAAAACCCTTTATGAAAAAAAGACAAAAAATTCTCCTATGCTTAAAAATATTATTATAGCCGCTGTAGTCGGTGGGCTTATATGTTGTATAGGTCAAGCCATAACAGACCTATGTAAAAGTATGGGGCTTGAAAAAGAGCTTGTTTCAAACATAACGCCTTCGACTATGATTTTTTTAGGCATTTTATTTACAGGTATAGGTGTTTATGACAGATTAGCAAAATACGCAGGCGCAGGAACATTAGTACCTATAACAGGCTTTGCCAATGCCGTATCAAGTGCAGCAATAGAATTTAAAGCTGAAGGATTTATTTTCGGTGTCGGCGCAAAAATGTTTACAATAGCCGGACCGGTGATTGTGTATGGTGTGAGCGCGAGTGTGGTGTATGGGTTGATTTATTGGATCACAACCTTGTTCTAG
- a CDS encoding UMP kinase — MAKYKRVLLKISGEALAGDKKVGIDFDVLASVCKHIKACVDMGVQVGIVVGGGNFWRGRSGGSMDRTRADHMGMLATVMNSLALQDALESYNIPTRVQTAIAMNQISEFYIRNKAVSHLNKGYVVIFACGTGNPFFSTDTAAALRAAEIEADIILLAKKVDGVYTADPEKDSSAEKLNELNYIDVLNRGLGVMDSTATSLCMDNKIPILVFALGNGENIIKAISGEKIGTIVS, encoded by the coding sequence ATGGCAAAATATAAACGTGTCCTTTTAAAAATAAGCGGAGAAGCTTTAGCGGGAGACAAAAAGGTTGGTATTGATTTTGACGTTCTTGCAAGCGTTTGTAAGCATATAAAAGCTTGTGTTGATATGGGCGTTCAAGTCGGTATCGTTGTAGGCGGCGGCAACTTCTGGAGAGGAAGAAGCGGCGGTAGTATGGACAGAACAAGAGCAGACCATATGGGTATGCTTGCAACCGTTATGAATTCTCTTGCATTACAGGATGCTCTTGAATCATATAATATTCCTACAAGAGTGCAAACTGCTATTGCTATGAATCAAATAAGCGAATTTTATATCAGAAATAAAGCTGTGTCGCATCTTAATAAAGGCTATGTAGTAATCTTTGCTTGCGGAACGGGAAATCCCTTCTTCTCAACAGATACCGCTGCAGCTTTGCGTGCAGCAGAAATAGAAGCAGATATTATTTTGCTTGCTAAAAAGGTTGACGGTGTTTACACTGCTGACCCTGAAAAAGACAGCTCAGCAGAAAAATTAAACGAATTAAATTATATTGATGTTCTTAACAGGGGATTGGGTGTTATGGATAGTACTGCCACATCTCTTTGTATGGATAATAAAATTCCGATTCTTGTTTTTGCGTTAGGAAATGGTGAAAATATTATTAAAGCAATTTCCGGCGAAAAGATAGGAACAATTGTAAGCTAA
- a CDS encoding ribosome recycling factor, with translation MKATLQDCESKMSKRIAALESELATIRAGRANAAVLDKITVEYFGTPSPINQVAAIAVPEPRMLTISPWDPSILKEIEKAILASDLGINPTNDGKIIRLVFPALTEERRKELVKDVKRYAEECKVSIRNIRRDTIEVYKAMKKKSEITEDDLKNCEKNVQDATDKFCKNVDTVAEKKEKELMSI, from the coding sequence ATGAAAGCAACATTACAAGATTGTGAAAGCAAAATGTCAAAAAGAATAGCGGCTTTGGAGAGTGAGTTGGCAACAATTCGTGCCGGCAGAGCTAACGCTGCTGTACTTGATAAAATAACAGTTGAATATTTTGGTACACCTTCACCTATAAATCAGGTGGCTGCTATTGCAGTTCCCGAGCCCAGAATGCTCACTATTTCACCTTGGGACCCTTCAATTTTAAAAGAAATTGAAAAAGCTATTTTAGCTTCTGATTTAGGTATTAATCCTACTAACGACGGTAAGATTATTCGTCTTGTTTTCCCTGCATTAACAGAGGAGCGCAGAAAAGAGCTCGTTAAAGATGTTAAGAGATACGCTGAAGAATGTAAGGTATCTATCAGAAACATCAGACGTGATACTATCGAAGTTTATAAGGCTATGAAAAAGAAGAGCGAAATCACAGAAGATGATTTGAAGAATTGCGAAAAGAATGTTCAGGATGCTACTGATAAATTCTGCAAGAACGTTGATACCGTTGCAGAGAAAAAAGAAAAAGAGCTTATGTCTATTTAA
- a CDS encoding isoprenyl transferase has product MDLFKKNQLNLSKIPEHIAIIMDGNGRWAKKRGLARSYGHSEGAKTLRKIVAHCEKLGIKYLTVYAFSTENWKRPKEEVDALMKLFDNYLDEMMNDYKNKNSKIVFLGDKSKLSQHLIDKMIKCEKESENRTGLQLNIAINYGGRQEIANAAKLVAQEVLDGKIDISEVDENILNSKLYTAQIPDPDLVIRPSGEIRLSNFLLWQSAYSEFWFNKILWPDFTEKHLEKAISDFNNRDRRYGA; this is encoded by the coding sequence ATGGATTTATTTAAGAAAAATCAGCTTAATCTTTCTAAAATACCCGAGCATATAGCAATTATTATGGATGGCAACGGAAGATGGGCAAAGAAAAGAGGACTTGCCCGTTCCTACGGTCATTCAGAAGGCGCTAAAACTTTGCGTAAAATTGTTGCACACTGTGAAAAGCTCGGCATTAAATACTTGACTGTTTATGCTTTTTCCACTGAAAATTGGAAGCGTCCCAAAGAAGAGGTAGACGCTCTTATGAAGCTGTTTGACAATTACCTGGATGAAATGATGAACGATTACAAGAATAAAAATTCTAAAATCGTTTTTCTCGGTGATAAGTCAAAGCTTTCTCAACACTTAATTGATAAAATGATAAAGTGTGAAAAAGAATCAGAAAACAGAACGGGTTTACAGCTTAATATTGCTATCAATTACGGAGGACGTCAGGAGATAGCAAATGCGGCTAAGCTTGTTGCTCAGGAAGTGCTTGACGGAAAGATTGATATTTCAGAGGTCGATGAAAATATTCTGAATTCAAAGCTTTATACAGCTCAAATTCCCGACCCTGACCTTGTAATAAGACCAAGCGGGGAAATAAGGCTTTCAAACTTTTTACTTTGGCAAAGCGCTTATTCTGAGTTTTGGTTTAATAAAATACTTTGGCCTGATTTTACCGAAAAGCATTTAGAAAAAGCAATTTCCGATTTTAACAACCGAGATAGACGATACGGCGCTTAA
- a CDS encoding 1-deoxy-D-xylulose-5-phosphate reductoisomerase — MVKVISILGSTGSIGTQTLNVARHLGIKVSALTANSNIELLEAQIREFKPVIAAVFDEKNAKLLKAAVADTDTKVYSGMEGLIAAATEESAETVVTSVVGIIGLLPTVAAIKAKKNIALANKETLVTAGNVITALAKQYGVDILPVDSEHSAIFQCLQGCNNLSKEIKKIILTASGGAFFGKNIEQLKDVTPEFALNHPNWNMGKKITIDCATLMNKGLEFIEAYWLFNVASSQIDIVIHRQSVIHSMVEFCDNSVIAQMGYPDMTIPIQYALTYPERLKTTVKPLSFTDYNTLTFHKPDTETFRLLPICMKSIEVGGSLPCAVNAANEVAVDWFLKGKISFLEIFDIVEKVFNEHKTVLNPNLDDIINTDALVREKLIKG; from the coding sequence ATGGTTAAAGTAATTTCTATTTTAGGCTCTACCGGCTCTATAGGGACACAAACTTTAAATGTAGCGCGTCATTTGGGAATAAAGGTATCAGCATTAACTGCTAATTCCAATATCGAGCTTTTAGAAGCGCAGATAAGAGAATTTAAGCCTGTTATTGCTGCTGTGTTTGACGAAAAAAATGCAAAGCTTCTTAAAGCCGCAGTTGCTGACACAGATACAAAGGTTTATTCGGGAATGGAAGGTCTTATTGCCGCTGCTACGGAAGAAAGTGCAGAAACGGTTGTTACCTCTGTTGTCGGAATAATTGGATTATTGCCTACTGTAGCCGCTATCAAAGCCAAAAAAAATATTGCTCTTGCCAATAAAGAAACTCTAGTAACAGCAGGAAATGTTATAACAGCTTTAGCAAAACAATACGGTGTTGATATTTTACCTGTTGACAGTGAGCATAGCGCTATTTTTCAATGCTTACAAGGCTGTAATAATTTATCAAAGGAAATCAAAAAAATAATTTTAACAGCATCAGGCGGTGCTTTTTTCGGAAAAAATATTGAGCAGCTCAAAGACGTTACTCCGGAGTTTGCCCTTAATCATCCAAATTGGAATATGGGCAAAAAAATTACTATTGACTGCGCAACCCTGATGAATAAAGGCCTCGAATTTATAGAAGCGTATTGGCTTTTTAATGTTGCGTCTTCCCAAATAGACATTGTTATACATCGTCAAAGCGTTATTCATTCTATGGTGGAATTTTGCGATAACTCGGTTATTGCTCAAATGGGATATCCCGATATGACAATACCCATTCAATATGCTTTAACTTATCCCGAAAGATTAAAAACAACAGTAAAGCCATTAAGCTTTACAGATTATAATACTCTTACTTTCCATAAGCCTGATACAGAAACCTTCCGTCTTTTGCCTATCTGTATGAAATCAATAGAGGTGGGCGGAAGCTTACCTTGCGCAGTTAATGCGGCAAATGAGGTTGCTGTTGATTGGTTTTTAAAAGGAAAAATAAGCTTTTTGGAAATTTTTGATATTGTAGAAAAAGTATTTAATGAGCATAAAACAGTATTAAATCCTAATCTTGATGATATAATTAATACAGATGCATTAGTGAGAGAAAAACTTATCAAAGGGTGA
- the rseP gene encoding RIP metalloprotease RseP, whose protein sequence is MSERKTYQRVIKTVSVIYFIIIICLLVLVHEGGHFLAAKAFNVKVNDFSIGMGPCLFKKQGKETLYSIRLFPIGGYVKMEGEDEESDNPRAFVNLAPYKKFIIVAAGAVLNLLLGFIVMLGITIFSPNVASTQIGGFTDNAISNTCGLQVNDTIKKIDNTKINTYSDISFTLTLAGKEAVDVTVLRDGKEVVLENVKFPKLTVDKKGNLLGLDIDFLVYRAKKTPLFVIKEGFYSTVAIVKTVYVSFVKMFTGAIGFENMSGPVGITQAVGQAAKYGWLSLLNLFAFITVNLGVVNLLPLPALDGGRLVFILIELIIRRPVPQKYEGAIHFVGLAALMLLLVVITFNDIVRLFG, encoded by the coding sequence ATTAGTGAGAGAAAAACTTATCAAAGGGTGATAAAAACAGTGTCGGTTATTTATTTTATTATTATAATATGCTTACTTGTTTTAGTACACGAAGGCGGACATTTTTTAGCCGCCAAAGCATTTAATGTAAAAGTAAATGATTTTTCTATAGGAATGGGTCCTTGTTTATTTAAAAAACAAGGAAAAGAAACTCTTTATTCAATACGTCTTTTCCCTATAGGCGGATATGTAAAGATGGAAGGTGAGGACGAAGAAAGCGACAATCCCAGAGCTTTTGTTAATTTAGCTCCTTATAAAAAATTTATAATTGTTGCTGCAGGCGCTGTTTTAAATCTGTTACTTGGCTTTATTGTTATGCTTGGAATAACTATTTTCAGCCCCAATGTAGCTTCAACTCAAATAGGTGGTTTTACTGATAATGCAATTTCCAACACTTGCGGATTACAAGTAAATGACACCATCAAAAAAATTGATAACACTAAAATAAATACTTATTCAGATATTTCTTTTACACTTACTCTTGCAGGAAAAGAAGCTGTAGATGTAACCGTACTACGTGACGGAAAAGAAGTTGTTTTAGAAAATGTTAAATTTCCGAAATTAACTGTTGATAAAAAAGGAAACTTATTAGGTCTTGATATAGATTTTTTGGTATATAGGGCAAAAAAGACACCGCTTTTTGTAATAAAAGAAGGTTTTTATTCTACTGTGGCAATAGTTAAAACTGTTTATGTTTCATTTGTAAAAATGTTTACAGGTGCAATAGGCTTTGAAAATATGTCGGGTCCTGTAGGAATAACGCAAGCGGTAGGACAAGCCGCTAAATACGGTTGGCTGTCTTTGTTGAATTTATTTGCTTTTATAACTGTTAATTTAGGTGTTGTAAATTTATTACCTCTTCCTGCACTTGACGGAGGAAGATTAGTTTTTATTTTAATTGAGCTGATTATAAGGCGTCCTGTACCGCAGAAATACGAGGGAGCTATTCACTTTGTAGGCTTAGCGGCATTGATGCTACTTCTTGTAGTTATAACATTTAATGATATTGTGAGGCTGTTTGGCTGA
- the ispG gene encoding flavodoxin-dependent (E)-4-hydroxy-3-methylbut-2-enyl-diphosphate synthase — protein MKIERLEKNTVKIGNVSIGGNNPILVQSMCNTKTSDYAQTTEQILQLENAGCEIVRVSVPDNESADAISKIKQKIHIPLVADIHFDYKLALKALENGIDKIRINPGNIGGDEKVKEVVKACTANNIPIRIGVNSGSLPKDIQSEYGVTPKALYEAAKRHIELLEKFDFNNIVVSVKSSSIPVMTGAYELLSDNYKYPLHLGLTEAGTLRMGTLKSSMAIGALLLKGIGDTIRVSLTDNPVYEVEAAFDILKALDIRKMGANLISCPTCSRTCIDIISIAKEVEKRLKNVQKPITVAVMGCVVNGPGEAKEADVGIAGGNGEAIIFKKGKILKKVNENEIIDELFKIIEEL, from the coding sequence ATGAAAATTGAACGTCTTGAAAAAAATACTGTAAAAATAGGAAACGTAAGCATAGGCGGAAATAACCCTATACTTGTACAAAGTATGTGTAATACCAAAACATCGGATTATGCACAAACTACAGAGCAAATTTTACAGTTGGAAAACGCAGGCTGTGAAATTGTTCGTGTTTCAGTTCCAGATAATGAGTCTGCTGATGCTATTTCAAAAATCAAACAAAAGATACACATCCCTCTTGTTGCCGATATTCATTTTGATTATAAACTTGCTCTCAAGGCTTTGGAAAACGGAATTGATAAAATAAGAATCAATCCCGGAAATATCGGTGGTGACGAAAAGGTAAAGGAAGTTGTAAAAGCTTGCACTGCTAATAATATTCCTATAAGAATAGGTGTTAATTCAGGATCGTTACCAAAAGATATACAGAGTGAATACGGTGTTACTCCCAAAGCTTTATATGAAGCTGCAAAAAGACATATTGAGTTATTGGAAAAATTTGATTTTAACAATATAGTGGTTTCTGTGAAATCTTCAAGTATTCCTGTTATGACAGGAGCATATGAGCTTTTGTCTGACAATTATAAGTATCCTCTTCATTTAGGACTTACAGAAGCAGGCACTTTGCGTATGGGAACATTAAAATCTTCTATGGCAATAGGAGCTTTGCTTTTAAAAGGAATAGGAGATACAATTAGAGTTTCGCTTACCGATAATCCTGTATACGAGGTTGAAGCCGCATTTGATATATTAAAAGCATTGGATATACGTAAAATGGGCGCAAATCTTATTTCTTGCCCCACTTGTTCAAGAACTTGTATTGATATAATATCTATTGCAAAAGAAGTAGAAAAAAGGCTTAAAAACGTTCAAAAGCCTATAACTGTTGCTGTTATGGGATGTGTAGTTAACGGTCCCGGAGAAGCTAAAGAAGCCGACGTAGGCATTGCAGGCGGTAACGGAGAAGCGATAATATTTAAAAAAGGCAAAATTTTAAAAAAAGTCAATGAAAATGAAATTATAGACGAGCTTTTTAAAATTATAGAAGAACTTTAA